A section of the Deinococcota bacterium genome encodes:
- a CDS encoding metallophosphoesterase: MRVFAIADPHLSRAQPKPMTIFGPTWQGHPEALFEGWAETVAEADLVLVPGDISWALKLEEAMPDLDDLAALPGRKLLLRGNHDYWWPAIGRLRATLPGGMDALQNDAMRYGEAGVVVAGTRGWLSPGGPDFSEGDEKIYRRELGRLRLSLEAARRLRRPDDRLLIMLHYPPTNARLEPSGFTELIAAARPEAVVYGHLHGGEARRALGEVAGVPLHLVAGDALAFRPKLILE, translated from the coding sequence ATGCGCGTCTTTGCGATTGCCGACCCTCACCTCTCCAGGGCTCAGCCCAAGCCCATGACCATCTTCGGCCCCACCTGGCAAGGGCACCCCGAAGCCCTGTTCGAAGGCTGGGCCGAGACCGTGGCCGAGGCCGACCTGGTCCTGGTGCCGGGCGACATCTCCTGGGCGCTTAAGCTCGAGGAGGCCATGCCCGACCTCGATGACCTCGCCGCCCTGCCCGGCCGGAAGTTGCTGCTGCGCGGCAACCACGACTACTGGTGGCCGGCCATCGGCAGGCTGCGCGCTACCCTGCCGGGAGGTATGGACGCCTTGCAGAACGATGCCATGCGCTACGGCGAGGCTGGCGTGGTGGTGGCGGGCACGCGCGGCTGGCTCAGCCCAGGCGGCCCCGACTTCAGCGAGGGGGACGAGAAGATCTACCGGCGCGAGCTGGGGCGGCTCAGGCTCTCGCTCGAGGCGGCGCGGCGGCTGCGGAGGCCGGACGACCGCCTCCTGATCATGCTCCACTACCCGCCCACCAACGCCCGGCTCGAGCCCTCGGGCTTTACCGAGCTCATCGCCGCGGCGCGGCCCGAGGCCGTCGTCTACGGCCACCTGCACGGCGGCGAGGCCCGGCGCGCGCTCGGCGAGGTGGCGGGCGTGCCGCTCCACTTGGTCGCCGGCGACGCGCTCGCGTTCAGGCCCAAGCTCATCTTGGAGTGA
- a CDS encoding Uma2 family endonuclease, translating to MTTRPSTVTAEDLLEMPDDGFCYELLRGELKKMALAGFEHGSIAMAIGTSLTNHVKSKGLGVVTAAETGFKLASEPDTVRAPDVGFVRRERLEEVKEVKGYWPGAPDVAVEVTSPGDAHSKVMEKALEWLAAGTRMVLVVDLGQRTVSVYRSLRDIHVLTENDAIDGGDVVPGWTMRLEDVFA from the coding sequence ATGACCACCCGGCCTAGCACAGTCACGGCTGAAGACCTGCTCGAGATGCCGGACGACGGCTTTTGCTATGAACTGTTGAGGGGGGAACTCAAAAAGATGGCTCTGGCAGGGTTTGAACACGGCTCCATTGCCATGGCTATCGGCACCTCGCTTACCAACCACGTCAAAAGCAAGGGTCTCGGCGTCGTCACTGCCGCCGAGACCGGCTTCAAGCTTGCCTCCGAGCCTGATACGGTCCGTGCGCCCGATGTCGGCTTCGTGCGCCGTGAACGCCTTGAAGAGGTCAAAGAGGTCAAAGGCTACTGGCCCGGTGCCCCGGATGTGGCTGTAGAGGTCACCTCGCCCGGCGACGCTCACAGCAAGGTGATGGAGAAGGCCCTCGAGTGGCTCGCCGCCGGCACCCGTATGGTGCTCGTGGTCGACCTGGGCCAGCGCACCGTGAGCGTCTACCGCTCTTTGCGCGACATCCACGTCCTGACCGAGAACGACGCCATCGACGGTGGAGACGTCGTGCCCGGCTGGACGATGCGGCTCGAGGATGTGTTCGCTTAG
- a CDS encoding HD domain-containing protein produces the protein MQDVLGWLLSAPRRALRVVRAVLPSLTRPDDSWAGTVLSPSEYALYLKMDPRDRHHACTVARLVLRRHPAASAELQRAALLHDVGKSLAPYRALERVAVHLYLPRGLPLEPRLRGLRGMWQLGLHHDLYGARLILEAGGSARVAELVAKHHRPGDDAEAQLLKAVDEAL, from the coding sequence GTGCAGGACGTTCTGGGCTGGCTCCTCAGCGCGCCGCGGCGGGCGCTGCGGGTCGTCCGGGCTGTCCTGCCCAGCCTGACCAGGCCCGACGACTCCTGGGCGGGGACCGTCCTTAGCCCCTCGGAGTACGCCCTCTACCTGAAGATGGACCCCCGCGACCGCCACCACGCCTGCACCGTGGCCAGGCTCGTCTTGCGGCGCCATCCCGCGGCCTCCGCGGAACTCCAGCGCGCCGCCCTCCTGCACGACGTCGGCAAGAGCTTGGCGCCCTACCGCGCCTTGGAGCGCGTCGCCGTTCACCTCTACCTGCCCCGCGGGCTGCCGCTCGAGCCGCGCTTGCGGGGCCTCAGGGGCATGTGGCAGCTCGGCCTCCACCATGACCTTTACGGCGCCCGGCTCATCCTCGAGGCCGGCGGCTCGGCGCGGGTAGCGGAGCTCGTCGCGAAACATCACCGGCCGGGTGACGACGCCGAGGCGCAGCTGCTCAAAGCCGTGGACGAGGCGTTATGA
- a CDS encoding rhodanese-like domain-containing protein, producing the protein MKTIAVADFAARLHEGAQAFDTRPLAQYEKDALPGAHHLSLEGVQAGQLPDLALDKPVYLICERGLMSDLVALYLEAAGFSEVYNVAGGMVAWRRAQLELSEPQATTEP; encoded by the coding sequence GTGAAGACCATCGCGGTTGCCGACTTCGCGGCGCGCCTGCACGAGGGGGCGCAGGCCTTCGACACCCGACCGCTGGCTCAGTACGAGAAGGACGCGCTGCCCGGCGCCCACCACCTCAGCCTCGAGGGGGTGCAGGCCGGGCAACTGCCCGACCTGGCCCTGGACAAGCCCGTCTACCTCATCTGCGAGCGCGGCCTGATGAGCGACCTCGTCGCCCTCTACCTGGAGGCCGCCGGCTTCAGCGAGGTCTACAACGTCGCGGGCGGCATGGTCGCCTGGCGCCGGGCGCAGCTCGAGCTCAGCGAACCCCAGGCCACCACCGAACCCTGA
- the pyrE gene encoding orotate phosphoribosyltransferase, whose amino-acid sequence MDVLALYKGAGAYLEGHFLLASGRHTATFLQSTTVLQHPEQAEEIGRGVAALFAEERPDFVIGPAMGGVVLAFTVAKALGCRALFAEKDGAGGMTVRGALTIRPGERFLAVEDVVTTGGSLIKATAAAEARGGVCLGVGLIIDRGQARFPKNVSVRSLARLEFGSYAEDDCPLCRRGLPLEKV is encoded by the coding sequence ATGGATGTTCTCGCTCTCTACAAAGGCGCGGGCGCCTACTTGGAGGGGCACTTCCTCCTCGCCTCGGGCCGCCACACCGCCACGTTCTTGCAGTCCACCACGGTCTTGCAGCATCCCGAGCAGGCCGAAGAGATCGGCCGGGGCGTGGCCGCGCTGTTCGCCGAGGAGAGGCCCGACTTCGTCATCGGCCCGGCCATGGGTGGGGTGGTCCTGGCCTTTACCGTCGCCAAGGCGCTCGGCTGCCGCGCCCTCTTCGCCGAAAAGGACGGCGCGGGCGGCATGACCGTGAGAGGCGCGCTCACCATCCGCCCCGGCGAGCGCTTCCTGGCCGTCGAGGACGTGGTCACCACCGGCGGCTCGCTGATAAAGGCGACCGCCGCCGCCGAGGCGCGGGGCGGCGTCTGCCTGGGCGTCGGCCTCATCATCGACCGGGGTCAGGCGCGCTTTCCGAAGAACGTAAGCGTCCGCTCGCTGGCCCGGCTCGAGTTCGGCAGCTATGCCGAGGACGACTGCCCCCTCTGCCGCCGGGGCCTGCCGCTGGAGAAAGTATGA